A window of Actinomadura viridis genomic DNA:
CACCGACAACGAACGCCAAGCGGGCCTGGACAGCACGTTGCCCGGTATCGGGATCGTCGCCGGGCTGCCCGACCCGTCACCGGACGGCATCCGTCCACCTGGGGCGCCACCAGCGGCCATCCGCGAAACAGACGACTCGGGGACCGTCACCGTCGCGTTGCAGACGACGATCCGGCCCGAGAAATGGCCGCGCCTGTGGCAGGCGCAGCTCGCCTGCACCGCACAGGCGATCCCCGGCGTCAAGAAGGTCGAGCTGAACATCTTCGACGGCCGTCCCGGCCACACCGTCCGATGCGCCGACTATCGCGACCTGCTCAGCACCGCGACCAACTGATTTACGTGCTGGAGCACCTGGGCTTCCCCGCAGTGCTCGACCGAAGCCGACAAATAGAAGCTGGCGCTGCATGGCCCTCCGCTTCCAAACGTGTCCCCAGCCCCAAGGTAGAAAGGTCGCCGCAGGTCACGCGGCGTGGACGCCGCCCGGCCGCGCGCTGGATTCCGCCCCGGACGCGACGGGATAAGACCGGCGCGCGGTGCGTTCGCCCGGCCGGATAACCGTGCAGCCGGGCCTCGCGCGCGGTCGGATTTCTGAAACTCGCCCAGGTCAGCGGCGGAATGGCGCCTCGACCGCTGGTGGGGTTCAGGTGTTCATTGATCTGGATGACGACCCGGACCATCCCGTCTTCCCCGGCGTCGACTTCATCACCTTCCCCGAACTGTCCTGGCTCCGTTTCGAGGATCCTCGCGATGTCGTCTCCGTGGGCCAGCGCGTCACCTGCGAGTTCCTGGTCTTCGACACCCACAACGGCGAGGCCCGGCTGTCGTTGCGCGCCCTGCAACCCGACCCGTTCCAGCAGTTCGCCAACCGCGTCCCCCTAGCCAGGCGCTGGCTCGAGAGCGCGCGGGTCAGAGCGCGCGGGTCAGAGTGCGCTGATCAGGTCGGCCAGCGAGCGCGCCAGGTCGGGGGCGGGCACCCGCTCGGCCGTGGGCCAGCCGCGCAGGCGGGCCTCGCGTACGGCCTGGCCGGTGTCGTCCCCGGCGTCACCGGCGTCCAGGGTGCGCAGGTAGCCGCAGGGCGCCTCCGGCCAGTCGGGCGGCACCGGGATGGGCTGCCCGCCGTGGTCGTGCCGCTGAGCGTGCTGGGGGCGCGGCAGCTCCGCGTCCACGAAGACGTAGCCGCCGACCGCGCGGTGGGCGGCCCGCTGGGCGAGCGCGACGGCCGGCAGCAGCGGCCCCGCACCGCCTCGGGCGACCAGGACCAGGGGCGCGGTGGCGGCCGTGGCGGAGATCACCAGGGATGCGCGGGCGACGTACCGCGGCCCGGAACTGTCGGGCACGTCCGGGGCGACGACGTCCAGCCCGTCCGCGCGGAGCGCCTCGGGCACGTCGCCCCAGGCGCCGGAGCAGGCGTACGGCGGGTGCAGCAGCACGAGGGTTCCCGGGGTCACGTCACCTCCCGGGGCCAAGCTACAGGGCCGCACAGGGCGGTACACGGTGTGCTGGGGCGCGATGCGGCCCGCATAAGGTGCTCCGTGTGAGTGAACGTGATGCCCTCCTGCAAGAGATCAAGTCCAAGGCGGTCGTGCACGGCGACTTCGTGCTGTCGTCCGGGAAGCGCGCGTCCTGGTACGTGGACCTGCGCCGGGTGACGCTGGACGCCGTCGCGGCGCCGCTGGTCGGCCGGGTGATGCTGGACGTGACCGCGGACCTGGACTACGAGGCCGTCGGAGGGCTCACGCTGGGCGCCGACCCGGTCGCCACCGCGATGCTGCACGCGGCCGCGGCCCGCGGGCGCGCGCTGGACGCGTTCGTGGTGCGCAAGGCGGGCAAGGCGCACGGCCTGCAGCGCCGTATCGAGGGCCCGGACGTGGCCGGCCGGCGGGTGCTCGCCGTGGAGGACACCTCCACCACCGGAGGCTCGGTGCTCGCGGCCGTGGAGGCGCTGCGGGAGGCCGGCGCGGAGGTCGTCGCGGTCGCCACGATCGTGGAACGGGGGGCCGCCGCGCGCATCGCCGCGGAGGGGCTGGAGTACCGCCATCCGTACACCGTGGACGACCTCGGCATGACCGCCGGGGACTGAGGCCCCGGCCGCCGCCCGATCCGGCGCCGGGGGCCGCCGCCCCGGCGCCCGGCGCCCCACCCGGTCCCGTCTCAGCGTTCGGGGACGAACCACTCGCCGCGCGTGCCGGCGGGCTTGCGCTGCTGGGTCCTGCCGTAGATGACGACCTCCAGCGAACCCCCGTTGGTGGCGACCACGCTGAGGGGC
This region includes:
- the pyrE gene encoding orotate phosphoribosyltransferase; its protein translation is MSERDALLQEIKSKAVVHGDFVLSSGKRASWYVDLRRVTLDAVAAPLVGRVMLDVTADLDYEAVGGLTLGADPVATAMLHAAAARGRALDAFVVRKAGKAHGLQRRIEGPDVAGRRVLAVEDTSTTGGSVLAAVEALREAGAEVVAVATIVERGAAARIAAEGLEYRHPYTVDDLGMTAGD